In bacterium, one DNA window encodes the following:
- a CDS encoding fused response regulator/phosphatase: protein MTKISSCPVCGLFLQLDTDYNVITFRSPTEALSAIQRQSIDAVISDFLMPELSGLQFLAEVKKLYPTVPRILLTGYADKGNAIKAINEIGLYQYIEKPWENEHIKMVLRNGIQNKTLEETLQQKLKELDESIRSFDALANREGILRQELSLAQQVQRNLLPKSFPLVEGFRFAATFRPALEIGGDFYDLQTLPDGRIGIIVADATGHGIQAALSTALLKFAFATTIDSGKPITEIAAAMSDILLKGLPENIYVAGLLAILDTESCKVQIVNAGLPHPILIRTQGQGIERVPVNGLFMGVDLPGAISPGECAEITLKPGERLLLYTDGVSESAAADGSQFDDGAMAEHLATALGITVDDMVELLADTAIRYRDDGQEPDDITIVAIEVV from the coding sequence ATGACGAAGATATCGTCTTGTCCAGTCTGCGGACTCTTCTTGCAATTGGACACCGACTACAACGTGATAACTTTCCGCTCGCCTACGGAAGCGCTCTCCGCGATTCAGCGCCAATCCATTGATGCCGTCATCTCCGACTTTCTGATGCCCGAACTTAGCGGATTGCAGTTTCTCGCCGAAGTCAAGAAGTTGTATCCGACCGTGCCGCGTATTCTGCTCACTGGCTATGCTGACAAGGGCAACGCAATCAAAGCGATCAACGAAATCGGGCTCTACCAATACATCGAAAAACCGTGGGAAAACGAACACATCAAAATGGTTCTGCGCAACGGTATCCAAAACAAGACCCTCGAGGAAACACTCCAGCAGAAACTCAAGGAACTCGACGAATCGATCCGTAGTTTTGACGCACTTGCCAACCGCGAGGGCATTCTTCGGCAGGAGTTGTCTCTTGCCCAGCAGGTCCAGCGTAATCTGCTTCCCAAATCATTCCCCTTGGTCGAAGGCTTCCGTTTTGCCGCGACTTTTCGGCCCGCGTTGGAGATCGGTGGCGATTTCTATGATCTGCAAACCCTTCCCGATGGCCGCATCGGCATTATCGTAGCTGATGCAACGGGTCACGGCATCCAGGCCGCCCTTAGCACAGCACTGCTAAAATTCGCCTTTGCTACCACCATCGATAGCGGAAAACCGATCACCGAGATCGCCGCCGCCATGAGCGACATCCTGCTAAAGGGCCTTCCCGAGAATATCTATGTTGCCGGGCTCTTGGCAATCCTTGACACGGAGAGCTGTAAAGTGCAGATTGTCAATGCCGGACTGCCGCACCCGATCTTGATTCGTACGCAAGGGCAGGGAATCGAGCGCGTGCCCGTCAATGGGCTGTTTATGGGAGTCGACCTCCCGGGAGCAATTTCTCCCGGCGAGTGTGCCGAAATCACGCTCAAACCCGGCGAGCGTCTGTTGCTGTATACCGACGGTGTCAGCGAATCCGCCGCTGCGGATGGTTCGCAATTCGATGACGGCGCTATGGCGGAACATTTGGCAACAGCGCTTGGTATTACTGTCGACGATATGGTCGAACTCCTCGCCGATACTGCCATCAGATACCGTGATGACGGTCAGGAACCGGACGATATCACGATTGTTGCTATAGAAGTTGTATGA
- a CDS encoding cyclic nucleotide-binding domain-containing protein has translation MLTTIEKVILLQNVDLFALVPTEQLAYLAAIAKETSASSGNTIYRENDPADSLFLVIEGSVRLHKGTQEITTALANHAFGTWALFDEELRLVTATALEDSRLLKIDREDFVEILADHVQISQGILKTLAGRLRNIVDRVQIDRSRADV, from the coding sequence ATGTTAACCACGATTGAAAAAGTCATACTCCTGCAGAACGTCGATCTCTTTGCACTGGTGCCGACCGAACAACTCGCATATCTGGCTGCCATCGCAAAGGAAACGTCAGCTTCTTCCGGAAACACAATTTATCGCGAAAACGACCCGGCCGATTCGTTATTTCTCGTTATCGAAGGCTCAGTTCGGTTACACAAAGGCACGCAGGAGATAACAACTGCGCTTGCCAATCACGCTTTCGGTACTTGGGCGCTATTCGATGAAGAACTCCGGCTCGTTACCGCTACGGCATTGGAAGATTCGCGGCTCCTGAAAATCGACCGCGAGGATTTCGTTGAGATTCTCGCTGATCACGTGCAAATTTCTCAAGGGATTCTGAAAACTTTGGCCGGTCGACTCCGTAATATTGTCGACCGCGTTCAAATCGACCGCTCGCGAGCTGACGTGTAA
- a CDS encoding HEAT repeat domain-containing protein, whose protein sequence is MSLLSEVEALLQDDDLGVRTEVIYLLYLKAGNQGLKLLEEYLNHADPRLQTAAVACLAEHQLAEARELLDEDRLEVFLVRTDSDAETGRVEVAKLLGILPGDHYRVFLAQLLADTSPVVESAAILSCGRRRDPDFLEPLIQRLKDYRFRAVTKDALAAYGKSLLPLFSQRLLDSATDASIRRNLPGVIWRIRDPESVQTLLRAVRSTPPSLRFFVVKGLNKLHRAVPNLRIDSKAVQELIYAEIADFDRNQAFMHELAASELNREMRCIIKAIKERCALSLELVFRLLGLIHPTADILGAYWGVVGSRESSRSSAIEYLDNYLQGELRWRLLLVIEQWTELRRSETVVKRTITDASTVELTLLRILEVPDPWLQTLALACAAPLNSARFKAIAPKYLSDPDPFLSETAQYLLSK, encoded by the coding sequence ATGAGTCTGTTGTCTGAAGTTGAAGCTCTCTTGCAGGATGACGACTTGGGCGTCCGTACCGAAGTCATTTATCTGCTTTACCTCAAAGCAGGGAACCAGGGTCTCAAACTTCTCGAAGAGTACCTCAACCACGCCGACCCGCGTCTGCAAACCGCCGCAGTCGCCTGCTTGGCTGAGCATCAACTCGCCGAAGCCCGCGAACTGCTCGACGAGGATCGCCTTGAGGTCTTTCTGGTCCGCACCGACTCCGATGCTGAGACTGGCCGTGTCGAAGTTGCCAAGCTCCTTGGAATCCTCCCCGGCGACCACTATCGCGTCTTTCTCGCGCAGTTGCTTGCCGATACGTCGCCTGTAGTCGAATCAGCCGCCATCCTGTCTTGTGGTAGACGCCGCGATCCCGATTTTCTTGAACCGTTGATACAACGCCTCAAGGACTACCGTTTTCGCGCTGTCACCAAAGATGCCCTCGCCGCTTACGGAAAGTCGCTGTTACCGCTTTTCTCACAGCGTTTGCTTGATTCTGCCACTGATGCTTCAATTCGTCGCAATCTCCCCGGCGTAATCTGGCGAATTCGCGATCCCGAATCTGTCCAGACGCTCCTGCGAGCAGTCCGTTCGACTCCGCCTTCATTGCGGTTCTTCGTTGTAAAGGGCTTGAACAAGCTCCACCGCGCAGTACCCAACCTCCGAATCGACTCCAAGGCGGTTCAGGAACTCATCTATGCAGAAATTGCCGACTTTGATCGCAATCAAGCGTTTATGCATGAATTGGCGGCTTCAGAACTCAATCGTGAAATGCGCTGCATTATCAAAGCGATCAAGGAACGTTGCGCATTGTCCCTTGAACTTGTCTTTCGGCTACTGGGCTTGATTCACCCAACCGCGGACATACTCGGCGCTTACTGGGGAGTGGTAGGCAGTCGCGAAAGCTCCCGTTCGAGCGCAATCGAATATCTCGACAACTACCTGCAGGGCGAGTTGCGCTGGCGTCTCCTTCTGGTTATCGAGCAATGGACCGAGTTGCGGCGCTCCGAGACAGTAGTGAAACGTACGATTACTGATGCCTCAACTGTGGAATTGACTCTGCTTCGCATCTTGGAAGTCCCCGATCCGTGGCTGCAGACGCTCGCACTTGCTTGCGCCGCTCCGCTAAATTCGGCGCGCTTCAAGGCGATTGCTCCAAAGTACCTCTCTGATCCGGATCCGTTCCTGAGCGAAACCGCTCAGTATTTGTTGAGCAAATGA
- a CDS encoding response regulator produces MKARRTKQKISVFYLEENVKQRQTIARKLRSRGLLVTTARSAKHGLDLIAKSAFSVILCDLDMKDCGGLELLDTVHKLRPEMPVLILTAHGSVDQATEAIRHGAYHFILKPCEIADIELTIFQAVERAILERKIVRYSESLEHKVTARTHELARINEELRQNERFLTKQNSVLSRLARRQIPHGSDFEASVQELTEVASETLEVERVGVWLFDPSRKGIQCVHLFQRTPKMHSRGGFIASSEFPSYFVALETERIIAADDAAVDSRTCEFASAYFPEHGITSMLDAPLWQSGSMIGVLCFEHTGPKRHWVTQEQQFAASIADFVALALEAHRRHQVEHALRESEAQNRAILDALPDLMFRLNSEGRYLDYKCPKDSPLAIAASDVIGKTFWELLPSELAKSLDIEIKSVLKTGAMSIVVYQLPHNGEMRDFESRLVRCGDDEILVIVRDVTDRKRAEEELRTAHEQLGTARSGENRRIGKSQFSTPQRRYRTETHTR; encoded by the coding sequence ATGAAAGCACGACGGACTAAACAAAAAATCAGCGTCTTCTACTTAGAGGAAAATGTCAAACAGCGCCAGACTATTGCCCGCAAACTGCGAAGTCGCGGCCTGCTGGTCACTACTGCGCGCTCAGCCAAACATGGCCTGGATTTGATCGCGAAGTCAGCCTTCAGCGTCATACTGTGTGATCTGGACATGAAGGACTGCGGCGGTCTTGAATTGCTTGATACCGTCCACAAACTCCGACCCGAAATGCCGGTACTAATATTGACAGCTCACGGCTCGGTCGATCAGGCGACCGAGGCTATCCGTCACGGTGCCTACCATTTCATCCTCAAGCCATGCGAAATCGCCGATATCGAGCTGACAATCTTCCAGGCAGTCGAACGCGCTATTCTCGAACGCAAGATAGTCCGTTATAGCGAATCCTTAGAGCATAAGGTCACAGCACGAACTCACGAGTTAGCCCGAATCAACGAAGAACTGCGCCAAAACGAGCGGTTTCTCACCAAGCAGAATTCCGTACTTTCGCGCTTGGCGCGCCGTCAAATTCCCCATGGCAGCGACTTCGAAGCCTCTGTCCAAGAGCTTACCGAAGTTGCATCAGAGACCCTTGAGGTCGAACGCGTCGGCGTCTGGCTTTTTGACCCCTCGCGCAAAGGAATTCAGTGCGTTCACCTCTTCCAGAGAACTCCCAAAATGCATTCGCGCGGCGGCTTCATCGCATCAAGTGAATTCCCCAGCTATTTTGTAGCCCTCGAAACCGAAAGAATCATCGCCGCCGATGACGCTGCCGTAGATTCGCGCACCTGCGAATTTGCTTCGGCATACTTTCCCGAGCACGGCATCACCTCGATGCTCGATGCACCTTTGTGGCAATCGGGCAGCATGATTGGCGTTCTCTGCTTCGAGCACACCGGACCAAAGCGCCATTGGGTAACACAAGAACAACAATTCGCAGCTTCCATCGCCGACTTCGTCGCGTTAGCGCTCGAAGCCCATCGCCGCCATCAGGTCGAGCACGCTCTGCGCGAAAGCGAAGCGCAAAATCGCGCCATCTTGGACGCGCTGCCGGACTTGATGTTTCGCCTTAACAGCGAAGGTCGTTATCTTGACTACAAGTGCCCCAAGGATTCGCCATTGGCAATCGCGGCAAGCGACGTCATCGGCAAGACATTTTGGGAGTTATTGCCTTCCGAACTTGCCAAGTCCCTCGACATCGAGATTAAAAGTGTCCTAAAGACTGGCGCTATGAGCATTGTCGTTTATCAACTGCCTCATAACGGGGAAATGCGCGACTTTGAATCCCGACTTGTACGATGCGGCGACGACGAGATTCTCGTGATTGTCCGCGATGTCACTGATCGCAAGCGCGCCGAAGAAGAACTACGCACGGCCCATGAACAGCTTGGAACTGCGCGTTCAGGAGAGAACCGCCGAATTGGCAAATCTCAATTCAGCACTCCGCAAAGAAGGTACCGAACGGAAACGCACACTCGATGA
- a CDS encoding BamA/TamA family outer membrane protein produces MLRKSAYMLIVALCLCWSAVSNGAETETDSTVASLPQEPGTSVGEAILVVPETILKSPIYAIKGLTWVAVNGIYRNATLHKLAGYAFAFRPAGGIVPVVSFGSNAGWRYGLSYTRLGILQASDRARWVASHSTNKYRRLEMTYFSPEAFSSSVGLQFAAGYRKRPRESFYGLGNDTKDTERSAFTMERSQIRASVPWQALTNVKVSAEAGFTAYRVFDGLSPDWPTSLSELREMYGMTHADFRSADIIETGLTLDHDWRDSQGQPSRGGREILSLQYCRGVGRSDDIDFVVSRAEISHYLNIYNKRLLAIKIAAQSVDADDKKTPVLPFYLKSNLGGRDDLRGFLNNRLVDNDMTMAVIEYRWPIWSMIDAFVFAEAGRVYSSISEEFTLKNWHEGYGTGLRVWRENSVILSLQVAFSDEERRIYLELGGEW; encoded by the coding sequence TTGCTAAGAAAATCCGCATACATGCTCATCGTGGCTCTATGTTTGTGCTGGAGCGCCGTATCGAACGGAGCCGAAACGGAGACAGATTCAACGGTCGCAAGTTTGCCGCAAGAACCGGGAACTTCAGTCGGTGAGGCGATTCTTGTAGTACCGGAGACAATTCTCAAAAGCCCGATTTATGCTATCAAGGGGCTGACCTGGGTCGCAGTAAATGGTATTTACCGCAACGCAACTCTGCACAAGTTGGCGGGGTACGCGTTTGCATTCCGTCCGGCAGGTGGCATCGTCCCGGTTGTTTCTTTTGGTTCCAATGCCGGGTGGCGATACGGTTTGAGCTACACTCGTCTCGGTATTTTGCAGGCATCCGATCGTGCACGCTGGGTAGCATCACATTCGACCAATAAGTATCGACGATTGGAGATGACTTATTTTTCGCCGGAAGCATTTTCGAGTTCGGTTGGTTTGCAGTTTGCGGCAGGCTACCGGAAGCGACCGCGCGAGAGCTTCTATGGGCTGGGAAACGACACCAAGGACACCGAGCGTTCGGCGTTTACTATGGAGCGCAGTCAAATCCGTGCGTCGGTTCCGTGGCAGGCTCTCACTAATGTTAAAGTAAGTGCCGAGGCAGGATTTACCGCTTACCGCGTGTTTGATGGACTTTCTCCAGATTGGCCGACGAGTTTGAGCGAGCTTCGAGAGATGTACGGAATGACCCACGCGGATTTTCGTTCGGCAGACATCATTGAAACCGGTTTGACTTTGGATCACGATTGGCGAGACAGCCAGGGACAACCCTCAAGGGGTGGACGCGAGATCTTGTCTTTGCAGTATTGTCGCGGTGTAGGTCGGTCGGACGATATTGACTTTGTCGTGTCTCGAGCAGAGATATCGCATTACCTGAATATTTATAACAAGCGCTTGCTTGCGATTAAGATCGCCGCGCAATCGGTTGATGCCGACGACAAAAAGACGCCGGTACTTCCCTTCTATTTGAAGAGCAATCTTGGCGGCCGGGATGATCTGCGCGGATTCCTGAACAATCGTCTGGTTGATAACGACATGACGATGGCGGTCATTGAATATCGATGGCCGATCTGGTCAATGATCGATGCGTTCGTTTTTGCGGAGGCTGGCAGGGTGTACTCGTCGATTTCGGAAGAATTCACATTGAAGAATTGGCATGAAGGTTATGGCACGGGGCTGCGGGTTTGGCGCGAGAATTCTGTAATACTGAGCCTTCAAGTAGCATTTAGTGACGAAGAGCGCAGAATCTATTTGGAACTGGGGGGCGAATGGTAA